DNA from Rhodothermales bacterium:
CTCGATGAGGTCGCCGCTGTACGTCAGAACCTGCCCTTCGGTCAAACGCGTCGCCTCGCGCGCCGTGCGAGTTATTGGCCCGATGCCGTGGTAGACCTGCCAGATATCGTGGTCGGGCAATTCGTAGTCCGGCCCGTTTTGCAACAGGCTCCGCCACGACAGCGTCCGCACGCAAATCGCCATCGCCTTGGACGCCTCCATTTCCTCGAAACCAAACTCACTCGCCAACACGCTGGTAACGTAATCCTCGATCGCCACCTGGTTGACCATCTTGACAGTCGATGCACGAGTGGGGTCGACCTCTAGCTTGAGGATGCCCTCATAGCGATGCTCCCGCGTCGGCTTCGACTGTGCTTCGGCCAGTTCGATTTGAAGATGGCCATCTTCGGGCTGGCGAAGGGTCATCCGGATGGCGTAGATGCCGCCGGCCTGCCCGGAGGTAAAAAACAGCCGCGAGCCACTCGTCGTGATCGTCATCTTTTCATTCGCGGCCAGGCGTAGGAGGGGATTGGGTTCGTTGGCCGAGTATACATCGAGCCCCTTAGAGCCGCTCACGACGATCGTCCGCGGGATCGCGCTTTTCAGCAGGCGGACCTGCACCGAGTCGAACGGGGTGGGGGCCGCGATCCGTTGAGGGTCCGGGGAATAATCGACGGGTGGCCGGCCGTTGGCCGGCGCAGCGAACGCGCTCACGAGGAGCAGGATCGATACCCAGCGGCGTGCGTCGTGCTGCGGCATGTGAGAGCGACGGAATGGTGGATCGACACGCTAGAATAACGGAATATACCTGCGCTCATCTGAAAAAGCTCCTCCGTAGGATATTTTTTGGCCGCCGGCAGCGGTTTTGGCCCGGCAGGAAAAACGGTCGTCACTTTTTGAGGTCGACCATCAGGCGGTCCTTCAGCACCTTCGAACGCTCGCGGCTTGCTATCACTTCATGCCCGCCGGTCAGGATGAGTTTATACCGCCCGCTGAACCAGGGGATCATCTCTTTGATGTGTTCGATGTGAACGATCGCCGAGCGGTGGACGCGGATGAAGGTGCCGGGGTCCAGGTGTTCCTCCAGCTGTTCGAGGGTGTAGTTCACGATGTGCTGGCGGACGCGGTTCTTCGACGGGTCCGTCGGTTCGGTGATGATATACAGCCTCGTGATGCTTTCGTTGATTTCGGCGGAGGCGAGGCGCTCGATGGGGATGACGAGGATCCGGTCGCGATACGGGATCGAGATCTGGCGCATGAACGGCGCCGGGGACCCCGGCAGCGGAACCGAGGCCCCGGTGCGGACCGTCTGGTTCTCCATCCAGTCCAACAGCCTGGCCAGCCGGTCGTCGTTTTCCTGGCGCTCTTCGTGGGTGCCGGCGGCGCGCTCGGCGCGGGCGACGGATTCCTCCAGACGCTCCCGCTCGATCGGCTTGAGCAGGTAATCGATGGCGTTCGCCTCGAACGCGCGGAGCGCGTAGTTGTCGTACGCCGTGGTGAACACGACGACGGGCATCGAGGCTTTTTCGATGCGCTCCAGCACCTCGAAGCCGTCGAGTTCGGGCATCCGGATGTCCAGGAATAGGAGATCGATCGGTTGTTTCTGGACGATCTCCAGCGCCTCGACGCCGTCGCTGGCCTCGGCCACGATATCCAGCCGGCCCTCGGCGACCATGCCGGCGAGCATGGTGCGGAGGCGTTTCCGGGCCGGTGGTTCGTCATCTACGATCAGCGTGCGCAACATAGGCGTAGGCGAAAAGTGCGAGTCCGTGGCGTCAGACGCCGATAGCGGGCGGCATGTCGAGGGGGGCATCGACCAGGACCGGGGGGCGCGGCAGCCGCAGGGTGACGTGGGTGCCGCGCTCGGGGTTGCTACGAATCTGGAGGAGGTCCGTTTCCCCGTACAACTTTTCCAGCCGCGTGGCGATGTTCTGGAGCCCGATACCGTAAAATCCGTGCGGTTGTTCGCCGGCGTGCGCCTCGAACAGGTCCCGGATACCGACGCCGCTATCAGCCACTTGGAGCTCGATCCCGCCGGCATCGACGCGGCGGCCGGCGATCCGCAGGCGTCCTACGCCGCGTTTCTTCTCGAGGCCGTGTTTGACGGCATTTTCGACGATCGTTTGCAGTGCGAACGCCGGCACGGGGTGGCCGCCCAGCCCGGGAGCAATGTCGATCTCCACCTCCAGTTGATCCCCAAAACGGGCTTTTTCGATGCTCAGGTAATGATTCACCAGGCGGTGCTCTTCGTCCAGCGTGACAAAGGGCCGGCTGCTCGTGTTCAGGATGTGCCGGAATATGGCCGCGAGATGCTGCACGGTCGCCTCGGCTTCGCTTGGGCGTTCCTCGATGAGGGCGATGATGGTGTTGAGCGCGTTGAAGAGGAAGTGCGGGTTGATCTGGGCGCGGAGCGCTTTGAGTTCAGCCTCGGCGCTAACGCGGATGAGCGTTTTTTCCCGCTCGACGAGCACGAGCCGCTCGATGCCCAGGGCCAGCTGGCCGCTGAGGCCGCGGAGCAGATCCAGATCCTCCAGATTATACAACGCCCGCCGACGCGTGCGCTCGCCGATAAGCAGCAACCCCTCCAGCCGGCCGGCCTCGCCGATCGGGATGGCCAGCGCCGTCCCACGTTCCTTGAGCAGCTGGTGGATGTCCGCCGGCAGCGCGCTTTCGTTGAGCTCCGGCATCACCGCCCAGATCTTCCCCTCGGCCTCGAAT
Protein-coding regions in this window:
- a CDS encoding response regulator: MLRTLIVDDEPPARKRLRTMLAGMVAEGRLDIVAEASDGVEALEIVQKQPIDLLFLDIRMPELDGFEVLERIEKASMPVVVFTTAYDNYALRAFEANAIDYLLKPIERERLEESVARAERAAGTHEERQENDDRLARLLDWMENQTVRTGASVPLPGSPAPFMRQISIPYRDRILVIPIERLASAEINESITRLYIITEPTDPSKNRVRQHIVNYTLEQLEEHLDPGTFIRVHRSAIVHIEHIKEMIPWFSGRYKLILTGGHEVIASRERSKVLKDRLMVDLKK